Genomic window (Arachis hypogaea cultivar Tifrunner chromosome 13, arahy.Tifrunner.gnm2.J5K5, whole genome shotgun sequence):
TCTGACTTTATTTACAAAATGCAAATTTAAATTTGGCTTTATTAACAAACTTACAGTGGTTTCTTTTTATTTGGTCAATTTAGACTTCAACTCTAAATCTGATAACGTATTCTTCATTCATATGTGTCTATATTTTGGGTTGTTGTGTATGCTGCTATGAGCTTCAATTTAGATCTTTCTTTGTGGTTTCTAATTGAAATGATTGGTTGTACTCTTGGTCTAATATAAGATAAGGTTATCAACACTCATAGGTAGGAAGCTTATTGGGAGGCtcctcaaaatcttttcttaccATGGTACACTCTAACCCCGACAACAATATAAGAAAACAGAGGAAAAACAGAGGAAAAAAGAATTCGTACCCCTTTTATTTTTTCCCCACCTTTCTTAACATGTGTCCTATTATGTTGTCTAAGTTGTGTGTTCTTACTGTTGGTATAAGTATTTTGATATTATCCCTTAAGAGTTATTACATATCTTGGAGATTTGTTAAGTTTAGATTTATATATTTGATCATTCCTCCAGTATATCAAGTGACTTTTGCAAATAAGTTGAGCTTATCTTCTATCATACAATCCTAATCTTACCATAACTTGATCTATTATTGTGTTTTGCAGTTGCTCAATGTTCCAAATCCTGCTGTTCTTGACATTCCTGTTTGTGCATTGGGGGGTGGATATTGGAATTGCCTAAAGACTAGGTAATACCATTATGAAAACAAGTTTGTTAGGTACTCATAAAGATTTTTTATGCCTTTGaatgattaatttaaatttttaatttagtcaAAAGAAAAATACTGCAAAAGCATTATGTTATTCTTTTGCATGTTGTCAGATAGGTATATCCATGATGAGGAAGGAAGTTGAGAACGATGAGTCTATAAAAGTAATTCGTTTCTGTTGCTGtttccatatatattttttaactcaaaacaaataaacaaaggcCATGCTTTTATATCAGCTGGATTTGATTTTAAGAAAAGGATttaggtttggaaatatttgaaaCTTTTCTGTGGTCAATTATTTGAGCTGGAACCAACATACGGACTTAAGAAATTTTTGTTTAAAGGTTTTTGTTCTGATTTTTTGCAGGAATCTTCAACTCTTAGAAAAATATTGGCCGTGAACTTCAACTTCCTGCACATggtaaaagaaattcaaaaaatatagtcATATGaataagcatacaaattagaaGTTTTTAACAATTATTTGAATGGTTTCTGCTCATTGCAATATTGTGCAGTTAGTTGGAGATGATCTCTTGATGTTTAATGCAAAACGCATTGAGAGAGTAGTACTAGAGTATGCAGGTAACGCTCTTTTTCTTAAGGTAAGTGATTTAAATGGACTTTGATGGTGTTCCTttgtttagttcaaaattgttctcactttttcttcataaaattaatcatatttCGTTAATAGAGATGTTTGGATATCCAGAGTTTGAAAAAAGTTGCTTCTTTATGCAATACATTAGAAGATAGAGTTTACAAGTTTTTTACCCATATTAAAACACTGTTGCATGAGctatttttgataaattaatttttttaattgctattttgttattttttttattgctgTTCTTCCTCTGACATGGATTTCTATAGTATTTTACTTATGCATTTGTTTTTGTCAATCTTTAAACGtgcataaatttaatttaattgttacGATAATTATAAATACAGAGCAAAGTCCAAAAACAGCCAATTAGACAGAACCCAGAAGTTACTCTTTGCTGTGATGTACGCTGTAAGATTGTAGGAAGAAGTGAAGAACCCAATGTCTACATAAGCAATGAACAAACCACTGCGGCTGCAACGCTTTCCTTCATTCAAACTTCAATTTCATGGTAATAGCTACTACCTCTGTTGATAAGTtcattttttaattgattttttgctgctttttctttttgttcttccattGCCATTAAAAATCACGACATAGAAGCGCAAGTATGAACTTACTGTTTTGTTAAATTTACATATAAATCTTTGATGCAATTTCTGATTCTGCTGTAAGTTTGcgacttaaaaaaatatatattaaaaggaGATTAGAACatgaaattaagaaagaaaacaaagctcAACAGATTGACCtttgttgttttttttcttttctttattttccattGACCTGATTTTTATCAAGTCTATAAAGACTGAGATACATGCAGTTTCAGTCTTATAATAGTGATAATTGCTATGGTGACCAAAGTACATATCGTAATATTCACTTCTAAAGCTCATACATTTTATATACCCCATTGTAATGTAGATCAACCAAGTTGGAATTGTTACAGAGATCATTGAGGTGGTGAAGTAGGCAAAGGAAGTACATTGGGGAGTGTTAACTTTTCATAGATTTGGGAAAACTATAGACTCTTTCATTGTTGCCAATGGAATTAAGTAAATCAGACAGTTAGTATGATCTTCTAATAATTCTTTTGTCTTCATATGTTTATATGTTATGACTTCGTTCAAGTAAATTTTATTGAGAAAAAAGTCTACTATATTTGTAAATTGGTTTCTTGAAACTTATCTTATTACTCTTTAAAGGAATTGCATCTACCGTAGAATATTAATATTTGTTTCTCAGTATCTATTAATTGGACAAAAGTGCTTatgtttttatgaatttttttagacTTTATATTTGATGGGTTGGTAGTGATTTGAGTAAGGTGTATGCAATTCTCACCAAAGCCTTTACTAGATTTTAACATTCTTTTAAGTCTaatgcattttctttttattaaaatctcAATTGCTGAGATTTTTCTATCATTCAATAAACCTGAAAAATTTATATTCCATAATTTAAAAGAATTGATAAGAACTAGATGAACATGGAGCAGTTTACTTTTTGTTTGCGGCTTAATCATATGATGCTTTCATGAGATGGTTTCATTGTGATTTTAGAGTTTGTATATTGAAAACTTTTAATTAATATGCATGCTCAGGAGAAATCACTTGAACTGTTGTCGGCATCTTAGGTCTCTCACATACTCTAATTAATTAGTTACTTCAATTGTATCTACTATATCATCATTGATCTTAATTACTTTCTTTTGTCTTGCTCAGGAAACATAATTTCTGCCTTCCTGTTCTTGTCCCCAGTGTAAGTTTGATATATTTTGCCTTCATTCTTAACTATCTCTTTTTATGGGGCcatatttttgtcatttttatttgcATCTAATCTTCCTAGAGTAAAAAGGAAACAAGTGTCTTAATTAGGATGATGCAAAACACTAATTTAGTATTGCTTGTGCTGTTTTATCATTGGGTTTTAAGGTTTAACGGGTTTCattgatatttaatttgattgCATGGTAATTAGCTAATTTTTGGTACTTAATTACTTTGGTTAGATAAAGATAACTCTCTAAttatttaagattaattattaatttaagataaaaatattcatttttctttcGTGTTATTTCGATCTGTTTTTGCTTCCCTGGTTGAAGTGTGAAAAATTGTGTCTTGATTTTCGCCTGGATTGTTGCAAGTTGCTATGATATTCCTTCCCTTTTTTACGAtggattttctctattttgtgTTTCAGAGAGATCCAAAATCCTGTGAATCACGTAATCCAATGTGCTCGAAGCCTACACCAGCCTTCAAAAAGTCGCAAAGTAACCCTTCCTTACCTATTTCCTTCATttctttattctaatttttatctCATTGAAAGGAGCTGGTTTGTTTCTTATAAAACTATTTGGTGCTCTTGTGAGGTCCATGTTGAGTTTGCAGGTATCATTAACATTTTATTTCatccccccccaaaaaaaaaatatttggacaCAGGAGTTGAGAGGCAAATTTGGTCttgttgcctttttttttttttgcttcttcaaTTGTGCAGCAGTTTTTGGGTTCAGAGATAAAATACTTTTGGGTAAGTTAAGTAAGACCActacttgtttattttttatatgaattattcttttgttttcttttgtgtgGGTTTATAAATTTTACCTTTTTATGATATGTGAAAGTTTATATGTGTGTAAAAATAAGTTAATGTATTTATAGGGTGCAATTGTATTCACtggtttattgttttttttttttttctggttttctgaTTTTATGGTATTTTATCTTCTTGATTATTTACTTTCTAAATACATATTTTGTTTACCTCtcttatgaaataaaattagtaaGAAACTTATGGTTATttgtttctctcttttatttatttcttttttccttGTCTGAATCTTTTTTTCCCTTCTGTTTTCTTGGGTGTtgaactaaataattaataagtgTTGctgttttgtcattttttttcacCATTTGCTTGAGATTGGAGCTATTTATCTCTCTATATCTAACTGTTGAATTATGCCTTTTTATGCATTCAATTTCGAAAAACTATTGTTTTAAAACAGtggaaaattctttaaaaatcttTATGGTGTAATTTCAACCGCTGGGTTCCTTTATTTTATTCTGTTGTTTCTCTAATCTTTTGGTTTTTATCTTCTTGGATACTTATTTtatcaatgtatattttgtttcCCTCTATTCTGACGTGTTATGAGTGATAGGCGTGATGGATGACGATTTGCTTTTGATGGTCCGCTCTGGTTTTGCAGTGGCGGCGGTGCCAGTGCTGGGTATGACTCTTCATTCATATTACtctgttttttgttatttttcattttatttttcaccTCTGTgccttattatttatatataggcGTGCATCACGATTTTTATTTGGAACCTGTTTAAAATACTTTCTCACTTTTTAGGAGGTCttggtttttctctttttttttgtgattattaTGCTGAAAGTATGCCatttaaatattttctttgaTTTAGAGAATGTATCTATTCCTGCTgtgaagaaaacaaaagaagtTTACTGAATGAGAAAAATAGTAGGTTTATATTAAGAATTGTTGGATATTAAGTTTGTTTTTCTAATTTCCTTTTGTTGTCACACAAAGGGTACCAGATTGAAACTCTTAATGGTACCTCAATCATTAACTAAGTTCTCAAGACCTTCGATTATAAAAGCATTCGAATGACCTCTTAGAATACGTAACTGAACCTGGTTATGTTTGGAGTCAATAATCAATATTTTATCCTCAAAGGATTTCTTGTACTCTCTGGGAAGCTCATGGATGTTCTGTGACTATAACATAAAATTAGATTTATGTATGAATATGTATGGAATCAACTAAACATTAGGAATAAACtagaattattaaataaataaaaatcaataaccaaAAAGTTCTTGTTGTGAGGGAGCATATAATACCGAAAATGGGATGATATATAAGTAAAAAATACGACTCTCTTCCACCAATTTATGAGAGATTTGTTGGGTCTCCATCTGATATGAGAAAATGTGAATTATTCTAGCAAGATAAAATGTGAATTATTCTAGCAAGATAAGTAGCACAGACTGGTAGTACTGAAGTAAGaactaaaacaataaataaaCTGAAGCTGGATATGAAAGTTTAATAAAAGAGAAATGCAAATACCTTTTGGGAAAGTAAATCTTCTAGAGATACACAaatgtaattattttattaaaagtaacatGAATGAAATTGGAGAAGAGGACAACATTTATAAACTTAACCATATGTGTTTATAAATGCAAAAATCCTTGTAGTGCTGTATTTATAGAatgcaattgaaagaaaaaagaaggaaagagtattgcgtaaaaaatataaaatataattttcaaaatgatGATACTATAGATGTTATATCTGTGAAGCTATAGCTTAGAGGTAATTATTGAATGACTTTTTACTGATAGAaaatgaagatcaagaagaaaaagTTACTATTTCATCGAGAATATAACAAAGTACTATACGTAAATGACAGATACATGAAGATGAAGTATTACTCAATTAATGTTTATTGGTGGAGTAAACTGAGTAATGATTACATGAGAGAGTGTAGCTTGTGGAAGGGTAATGGCCTAGTAAACTATTGGTCATGAAGAAACCATAGCAGACCTTGGGAAAGAAACCAAACAATTAATCTTCGAAAAGCTTATAATACAAAGAAAAGAAGAcgacaaaatttttaaatagtaGAAAAAGATTGTGTTCATTTAAAAAGTTGAGCATCACTGAAGATGAAGTAATGTAATGAATTCTTAAAATCTGTAGTTGAAAAAGGAACTAATGATGCATGTATGACACAAAAAATCATGGTTGGAAtaagaaaattaatataaaaaaagtaaataatgtATAGTTTGTTCACATTACATGGTATTCAGATTTGTTATTCAATATCAATATGTTATCTAGGTTACAATGTAGGAAGCTCATGTTTAATAACtctgtataaaaaaatttatagggatatagaaaaaaagaaataactaagttagaaaaatattattttaaatattatgatACTTTGGATATCATAGCTTCCAAACTGTAGCTTAGGGATAATTATTGTCTGATTACCTTATAACAgaaagtaaagataagaaaaaaaattgtcgTGGTTTTATCGAAAATGTAAAAAAGTACTAAATATAAAAGACAAATATATGAAAATTAACTCTTACTCAATTGATCAGTATTGGTGGAACTATGTGAGTAATGAGTACATGACAGGGTGTAACTTGTGGAAGGTAATAGCTTTGAAAAGTATTGGTCACAAAAAATCAGAGCAAATAATCGGAGAAACAAAAGGCCAATTACAGTTCTTCAGGTTGGAAAGTGAAGTTGTAGACACGGCTCGTAGGTATACatgataaccaattcaaaaaagaaaaaaaaaattgtaaaaaaaagtcAAGTTAAGGTAGACAGTTTTTCTAAACTAAATGAAAAATTCATGATACATAATATTCAACAAATTTATTAACATGTCATTCAAATTAAACGTAAATTTAGCAGTAAGATAGGTAAAGATATACATGTAAATTTGTAGGACATActtgtaatttttttcttttcaaattctaGACAAGTAATGTTTAGAGTACTAAATATCTGTGTTAAAAAAAGGTAAGTAATTAAAAATCAGTTATTACATGTGCATAATGTAATGTTAGAAAAATTACTAAATGAATCATATAATTAGCAACATGTATATAAAGATTCAACATTACTATAATTATAGGTGTACATTCTAATATGTCGTGATTTTGGTTCATATATCCTACATTTATGAAAATAACATGATACAGATGGTAAAGTAACAAAAACGAAGGAAAAAAAATTCCAATCAAAGATAACTAAACTTTCTTATATGTTGTTGTATGAGTTCATTTGATGAGTCCATTCATTGAAATTAAACTGAAATGAAAAAATGACGATTAGTGATATTGAGAGACTAAAAACTAATTAGTTGCCTTGATTTTTTTggacatttttaatttaaaaacttgagAAAAAATAGCTAATAGTATATCACACAATGGAAAGATATGATCTGTAGAAGAATTCAAGCAATTAAGAAAGAAAAGCTGTttagtgaaagaaaaaaaataaaatacattgcTAAAAAAGGAATTAAATAAACACGCATAACAATACATGATCGCAGTTCAAAGAAATACATAACTTAGTGATAGAAGTGATCATGAGAATGAACTGATCGAGAATAtgatgaaagaaaattaaaacataagtaattaactaaATGCGTGTCAATATAGTTTATATTGACAATATCTTTATAGACTAAGGACCTTGAGATGCATGTTAGATTCATCATTGGGGTATATAGAAAATCTCAATAAAGTACCATGTCTGAATCCATTAGACTTTGCAAGATGCTTCCAACCTCTAGTCAGATATAGCTGAATCTTCCTTTTTTTATTCCAGCGTAATCCCAGTTGATATGAACATCCATTATCGAGAACAACATTCACATTGTCAGGCTTGCTTGGAAAAGCATTCTATGCGAATCTGGTGGGCAAAACCtgttaaaaaaaatgttactacTAAATTCTGAACCAATTTAGGAAAAAAGATATAAACTCTGAATAAATATAAACTCACCACAGCACTATTTTGAATCTGGTTGTATGAAACTTGTTTAATGCACCAAAAAGCATTATTAATTAAGTAGCAGGTGTCTATGGTATTAAAATCTAAAGTTTTAGCACGACGGACATAACCTGACTTTAAGGGGGTGGAAGAACCTAAATCTATGTTGGATGTAGTTCCATTTTTAAAAGAGCCAAAGTTAAAATCCAATGCATTACCATAAAGAACATGTAAAGGATAATCCGTAGAGTTGTTGACATTATTATTAACTGAACCATAACGAAATGAATCCTCATTGTGTTGGAATTGATAAGAGTTGTTTGCATTTGGATTTGTTGTCATTAGCTGGTTGTGAACATTATATTGGGTAAAGGCAGAAAAGCTAGCACCAAGATCAACCTTCTGTGTAGGAAAAGAACCATTAGTGTTACTATGTAGAGTTAAAATAATGGGAGAAATATGAGTATAAGAGTAAGCAGGGTTTGTATTTTGAGGTAACGAATGTGGTATATCTTGAAGGATATCTGCAACTGATTTAGTGTTTAAATCTCCAGTAGGGTGGTCTACAATCATCTTACACATGTTATTATCTTTGACCTTTTGCAAGAAAAATACATCTTCCCCAACATATATTAACTTCAACCAACCACCTTTTTTAAGAGAGTAGAACTTCAGTAAATTTTCCAAACCAAATAGAATATAACCAGAAGTTTTGCCTTTCCCCAAATGCAGTTCTATTTGATTATCATTGAGATCAACAAATAACATCCTCTCTTTGAGATGATCTTTGTAGGTGTGATAAAAAATTGAAGGCAACTCATGCATtatctaatatataaaaaaaaaggtgtTTAGATACtaatatacaaaataattattgaaaaagTACAAAATATTGATCAATATATAAGTTGATGAGCAATCATTTAAGAATATTACCCTAAGAGGATCCACTTGCATGTAGAAAATTCTATCATGGTTAAATTCGGGAGGCATGAAATGAGTAGTATCCATTTCCAATATTGGTAACTAACAAAAATAAGAAGCAAATTTAAATGTATAATGGTATAAAAAACTGACTTTGTGTAAAAGATATGATATTGAAGAGACAGtattgaatttgaagaagaaagaaactatAAACTTATGAAGGAGGAAGAACTTGTTAGTTGTTGAAATATCTCTGGAAAAAAGGCAATAAATCGCAAAGGGTGGATGTACTTTATATAGATGTAATAGTCTTCTTGAAAATGGTAATGGCTATAGTAAGTacatataagatataagatatAAATTACGTTAGTAGAGTGGGGATAACCAAAAAAATCTGACATAAGTAATTAGTGCATGCTGTAAAATATCAATGTGTCAGAATAATGTCTTGAAGAATAAAGTCTAGTGAGAATAATTGTACGTGTACTCATTGCATAATAAATTAGTAGgggaataaaaaaacaaataaaaaagattaaattttcaGCCATTAAATTAGAAGGAGGTATGGAATAAAGAACTGTTTGGTGAAtaagaaaaaagagaatataaatataatatgaatataaatatagattaataagagGTTATACATTAAAAAGAATATATAGAACTTAGGGATTTTTAATACACAATTTTAACTGTGATATGTTAGTCCATGCACGAATTGGTTTACATCAGCTGTGAAATAAGTgtaattagattttattaattaataacaaaaagtTATTTACATGACATTTTGTCAAGAAGATGTCAAATAAAAGTACTTATTATGTTAAGATTTAAAAAAGGAGTGGATACAAATTGTAAATAAAGgaataataaaatcaataaagACAATCAACCTTATTTAAACATATGAAATTGAGTTAATAGATAAGAACCAAGCATGAGTTACATATGACATAGAAATTTGTCTACAACTTATTATAATAGAAGGACTATGAATTATGTGCATAACACTAACATTCTTATTGGAATAAAAGACACACTGAGACTAACTTAAAACATAACCTTGATGTGATTAAATCACATCATATATTATTTAGCAATTAAAACGAAACtacaaaaatataagaaaaaggttCTTGAAAAGCTATTCTTCATGAAGCTTTACAACATTATGAACTTCTTCAACGGTAATCTTTCGAGACTTAGTAGATGACTGATTCTCAAAATCTGGATAAACATCAATAAGACTTTTGGTACATGAAGTAGCCTCGATGAGTCCCCTTTTTGGAGTCGAAAATGAATCAGTATTATCATCACCAATTATCTCAATGGAGGCGAACCTATTTGTTGTATAGAAtgcaaaattgcaattaaattatatAGTTAATTATAGTAGCCTAAAATGGTAAGGAAAAATGAGGAATTAAGAATTTGTAATCTTGGGAGTTTCAGTAGAGTCGGAAAGAATAGTAATAAGTTCAGAATTTTCATGGACcaattttttctgaaataaaattcaaaatgatatatagaaTGAACCAATAATATAGATTTAAAGAAACTTAAAATCTTTGTAAACATACATTATATATCTTGTGTTTATCAAGAAATTTTGAAATGATTGAATTATCAGCACAAAGCTTAAGAACAACAATTCTGCATGGTTGGAAAGCATTGATATCTTCCATCTTAACTGAAATCTTAAATATGAAGTTCTTGTCAACGAAAGTATTGAGCTCCTGAGGATATTCATTCTTCAAACCTCCTTGATTAAAATGTAACATATGAATTGAATTAATGATGCAGAAATTGGcatattaataacaaaaaaataaattagaaaatagagaAAGATTTAAAAAATCAGATGCAACCTTGTTGACATGAAACAGGCTCATATTAGAAGCAGATACACCAAGGTATTTGCTAGCTTCTTTGTCATATAGTATAAAGGAGGCGGTATCTAATTCATCAGCAACTCTTAAATTTATACTGAATCTGAACATGTTTGAtgttaataaacaaaaaatttgg
Coding sequences:
- the LOC112738037 gene encoding uncharacterized protein isoform X4, translating into MLVGDDLLMFNAKRIERVVLEYAGNALFLKSKVQKQPIRQNPEVTLCCDVRCKIVGRSEEPNVYISNEQTTAAATLSFIQTSISWKHNFCLPVLVPSRDPKSCESRNPMCSKPTPAFKKSQRVERQIWSCCLFFFLLLQLCSSFWVQR
- the LOC112738037 gene encoding uncharacterized protein isoform X2; the protein is MMRKEVENDESIKESSTLRKILAVNFNFLHMLVGDDLLMFNAKRIERVVLEYAGNALFLKSKVQKQPIRQNPEVTLCCDVRCKIVGRSEEPNVYISNEQTTAAATLSFIQTSISWKHNFCLPVLVPSRDPKSCESRNPMCSKPTPAFKKSQRVERQIWSCCLFFFLLLQLCSSFWVQR
- the LOC112738037 gene encoding uncharacterized protein isoform X1 codes for the protein MMRKEVENDESIKESSTLRKILAVNFNFLHMLVGDDLLMFNAKRIERVVLEYAGNALFLKSKVQKQPIRQNPEVTLCCDVRCKIVGRSEEPNVYISNEQTTAAATLSFIQTSISWKHNFCLPVLVPSRDPKSCESRNPMCSKPTPAFKKSQMAAVPVLGMTLHSYYSVFCYFSFYFSPLCLIIYI
- the LOC112738037 gene encoding uncharacterized protein isoform X3, with translation MLVGDDLLMFNAKRIERVVLEYAGNALFLKSKVQKQPIRQNPEVTLCCDVRCKIVGRSEEPNVYISNEQTTAAATLSFIQTSISWKHNFCLPVLVPSRDPKSCESRNPMCSKPTPAFKKSQMAAVPVLGMTLHSYYSVFCYFSFYFSPLCLIIYI